From the genome of Homalodisca vitripennis isolate AUS2020 unplaced genomic scaffold, UT_GWSS_2.1 ScUCBcl_8215;HRSCAF=16236, whole genome shotgun sequence:
aaaaagatatttatttatttattatttatttatcttaatatgttaaaaaaatagaagaaatagTCCAGATTTGACTAAACAGTGTGTATATTACCACTGACCCAAATATAACGTTAAttctaaaaggaaaaaaattttttgtttcacttcaTCCAGTGATTTGCACCAACCTTGGAGTCATAGTAAGCCTGCATCTCCTGAGGAGATGAGAATACTTGGCGTGTCTCCCCATAGTCGGTCAGCTCGGGGTGTAGCTTGTGTACTGCGCCTAGTCGTAGGAAGTCCACCAGCCCTCTCAGTTTCAGCAGCACATTGTCCACTGCAGAGTGCGTGTGACTGGTAATCAACACAGAGAGTCCAAGTCTTACGGCCAATTGCACCAGAGCTACCACCGTGGCGGTCTTACCTGCAACGATCATGTCACAGTATAGCAATCCCAAGGAAGTATGTCAGCGAGCAATTGATTAGAAAGAATTCTTTgactttttgtaacaataatttttatcgtAAATTCTATTTTTTCTCTACTTTATCATAAACAAGTAACACTGTTGATCGTTATcaaaaaactattactttttgGTATTTATGGTCTTTTTCTGATAAAGTACCCACCCCAAAAAATTAACATAacctttaaatatgtaaaaaaaaccaataaataaaaataaaaatgaacctCCTGAAAGTTATGTG
Proteins encoded in this window:
- the LOC124374390 gene encoding DNA replication ATP-dependent helicase/nuclease DNA2-like; this translates as MPGTGKTATVVALVQLAVRLGLSVLITSHTHSAVDNVLLKLRGLVDFLRLGAVHKLHPELTDYGETRQVFSSPQEMQAYYDSK